From a single Rutidosis leptorrhynchoides isolate AG116_Rl617_1_P2 chromosome 5, CSIRO_AGI_Rlap_v1, whole genome shotgun sequence genomic region:
- the LOC139847074 gene encoding mitochondrial phosphate carrier protein 3, mitochondrial-like, translating into MALSDNSRQSLIPNYLYSSSSITNQLLIGKLSSDSNPSLFPTASPQKEQQNFMIPAPSEPFGKIEMYSPQFYAACTAGGILSCGLTHMAVTPLDLVKCNMQIDPAKYKSISSGFGVLLKEQGLRGFFRGWVPTLLGYSAQGACKFGFYEFFKKYYSDIAGPEYAAKYKTLIYLAGSASAEVIADVALCPMEAVKVRVQTQPGFARGLSDGLPKFVRSEGALGLYKGLVPLWGRQIPYTMMKFASFETIVEMFYKYAIPTPKNECSKSFQLGVSFAGGYVAGVLCAVVSHPADNLVSFLNNAKGASARDAVKKLGVWGLLTRGLPLRIVMIGTLTGAQWGIYDAFKVFVGLPTTGGAAPPAAIEAAKA; encoded by the exons ATGGCGTTATCCGATAATTCACGTCAATCTCTGATCCCTAATTACCTATATTCATCGTCTTCAATCACTAACCAATTACTTATCGGAAAATTGAGCAGCGATTCAAACCCTAGCTTGTTTCCTACTGCTTCACCTCAAAAGGAACAGCAAAACTTCATGATTCCTGCTCCGAGCGAGCCGTTTGGTAAGATCGAGATGTACTCGCCTCAATTTTACGCTGCTTGCACTGCTGGTGGTATACTTAGTTGCGGTCTTACTCATATGGCCGTTACTCCtcttgatcttgttaaatgtaacatgcag ATTGACCCTGCTAAGTACAAGAGTATCTCGTCTGGTTTTGGGGTACTGTTGAAGGAACAAGGTTTGAGAGGATTCTTCAGGGGATGGGTACCTACCCTTCTTGGTTACAGTGCTCAAGGTGCGTGCAAGTTCGGGTTCTATGAGTTCTTCAAGAAATACTACTCTGACATTGCTGGGCCAGAGTATGCTGCTAAGTACAAGACTTTAATCTACCTTGCTGGTTCTGCATCTGCTGAGGTCATTGCTGATGTTGCCCTGTGTCCCATGGAGGCTGTGAAAGTTCGTGTCCAGACCCAACCTGGTTTTGCCAGGGGTTTGAGTGATGGACTTCCCAAGTTTGTCAGATCAGAAGGCGCACTTGG ATTATACAAGGGATTAGTGCCACTTTGGGGACGCCAAATACCAT ATACAATGATGAAGTTTGCCTCGTTTGAGACTATAGTGGAGATGTTTTACAAGTATGCCATCCCTACACCCAAAAATGAATGCAGCAAATCGTTTCAACTCGGTGTTAGTTTTGCTGGTGGATATGTTGCCGGTGTTCTTTGTGCTGTTGTGTCTCATCCCGCTGATAATCTTGTCTCCTTCCTCAACAACGCCAAGGGCGCAAGTGCTCGAGAT GCTGTGAAGAAGCTTGGAGTTTGGGGTCTTCTCACCCGAGGGCTTCCCCTACGTATTGTCATGATCGGAACACTCACTGGGGCTCAATGGGGAATTTATGATGCTTTTAAAGTATTTGTTGGGCT GCCGACTACTGGTGGGGCTGCACCTCCAGCTGCAATTGAGGCTGCAAAAGCGTAG